The following coding sequences lie in one Labrus bergylta chromosome 5, fLabBer1.1, whole genome shotgun sequence genomic window:
- the nr1d4b gene encoding nuclear receptor subfamily 1, group D, member 4b produces the protein MEHSPGGGVILYAGSSGSASPSPGSPSSGYQTQSPSSHSQPSSPESNSFQEIGPLKRRGEQDGGSPSPRMVFQFPEVNNAPVAQVTTVSSATYSHPTVAKRPCGFTGTFTKTGGMVLLCKVCGDIASGFHYGVHACEGCKGFFRRSIQQNIHYKMCVKNEKCIIMRMNRNRCQHCRFKKCLSVGMSRDAVRFGRIPKREKQRLLDEMQSYMNSLNESASMDMEVSSPSDAPCSPQNQTNDGAGSISQSYRNHFIKTEDDPPKMAAVSSNVGISSFHNSQVQEASMTHSATQTQHTARAEQANITSSYHVATTCPIAPNNNRNSNNTNMDNSKYNFSSNQNQCPFSGSQSSQAYSANHSSYIARDSQNQSPCPWKLNGGAKVLACPLNSCPVAPASRSSQEVWESFSQCFTPAVKEVVEFAKSIPGFQNLSQHDQVMLLKSGTFQVLMVRFCSLFDPKERTVTFLNGQTYSLASLRALGMGSLLDAMFEFSEKLGSMCLEPDEMALFMAVVLVSADRSGIVEVGAVEQLQENLIKALRSLITSRRPDDSTLFPKLLLRLPDLRTLNNHHSDKLLAFRIDP, from the exons ATGGAGCACAGTCCTGGTG GTGGTGTTATCTTGTATGCTGGCTCATCCGGCAGTGCCAGCCCTAGCCCTGGCAGCCCTTCAAGTGGATACCAAACTCAATCGCCCTCCTCCCACTCGCAGCCTTCATCGCCAGAGAGCAACTCCTTTCAGGAGATCGGGCCCctgaagaggagaggggaacAGGACGGAGGAAGTCCTTCCCCAAGAATGGTCTTCCAGTTTCCTGAAGTAAACAATGCCCCTGTTGCCCAAGTAACCACCGTATCGTCTGCAACCTACAGCCATCCCACAGTGGCCAAAAGACCTTGTGGTTTCACCGGCACGTTTACCA AAACCGGAGGTATGGTGCTTCTGTGCAAGGTGTGTGGAGACATTGCATCTGGGTTCCACTACGGTGTGCATGCGTGCGAAGGCTGCAAG GGTTTCTTCCGACGCAGCATTCAGCAGAATATCCACTACAAGATGTGTGTGAAGAATGAGAAGTGCATAATCATGCGCATGAACCGAAACCGTTGCCAGCACTGCCGCTTTAAGAAGTGTCTCTCCGTGGGCATGTCCAGAGATG CTGTGCGTTTTGGGCGTATTCCCAAACGGGAGAAGCAGCGACTCTTGGATGAGATGCAAAGCTACATGAACAGTCTCAACGAATCAGCTTCCATGGACATGGAGGTGTCATCTCCGTCCGACGCCCCCTGCAGTCCGCAAAATCAGACAAATGATGGAGCAGGCTCCATATCACAGTCTTACCGCAATCACTTCATTAAAACTGAAGATGACCCACCCAAGATGGCAGCTGTCAGCAGCAACGTAGGCATTTCCTCATTTCACAACAGTCAGGTGCAAGAAGCTTCCATGACGCACTCGGCAACCCAGACGCAGCACACCGCTCGGGCAGAGCAGGCTAACATCACATCAAGCTACCACGTCGCCACAACCTGCCCCATCGCacccaacaacaacaggaaCTCCAACAACACCAATATGGACAACTCCAAGTACAACTTCTCTTCCAATCAGAACCAGTGCCCCTTTAGTGGCAGTCAATCATCTCAGGCCtactcagccaatcacagcagctaCATTGCCAGAGATTCCCAGAACCAAAGTCCCTGCCCCTGGAAGCTGAACGGAGGAGCCAAAGTGCTG gCGTGTCCACTCAATTCCTGTCCAGTGGCCCCCGCCAGTCGCTCAAGTCAAGAGGTGTGGGAGTCTTTCTCCCAATGCTTCACTCCTGCTGTTAAAGAGGTTGTGGAGTTTGCAAAGAGCATCCCAGGCTTCCAGAACCTAAGCCAGCATGATCAGGTCATGCTACTCAAATCCGGCACGTTCCAG GTTTTGATGGTGAGGTTCTGCTCACTATTTGATCCCAAGGAGAGGACAGTGACATTCCTCAACGGGCAGACATATTCCCTAGCATCGCTGAGGGCTCTTGGAATGGGCTCCTTATTGGACGCAATGTTTGAATTCAGCGAGAAGCTCGGATCAATGTGTCTGGAGCCAGATGAGATGGCCCTTTTCATGGCTGTCGTGCTCGTTTCTGCTG ATCGCTCTGGTATAGTCGAGGTTGGCGCAGTGGAGCAGTTGCAGGAGAATCTTATAAAAGCTCTTCGCTCTCTCATCACCAGTCGTCGCCCAGATGACAGCACTCTCTTCCCAAAGCTGCTGCTACGTCTGCCAGACCTGCGCACCTTGAACAACCACCACTCTGACAAGCTTTTAGCTTTCCGCATAGATCCTTGA